One Spinacia oleracea cultivar Varoflay chromosome 4, BTI_SOV_V1, whole genome shotgun sequence DNA segment encodes these proteins:
- the LOC110779766 gene encoding protein FAR1-RELATED SEQUENCE 5-like, with protein MDKKDGEVDRVQKMAIDLNNEYPSECDSYESSDTNLSVDLESDIIRHDTSEDDILIGDEDPNERNDISVDEPTPAPVEEPLVPPSVGMTFRSYNAVIEYYHEFGRQNGFEMKIRSRENVKGVVCDKSNDCTRLRLTCTKEGKFTPKGKDPSKPSRTQVTGCKAKITATFDKNIGEWKLNTVVLEHNHTLDPLNSRFMSNYRFINPHNKDIIMTNERAGVPISRNYATFAVRYGGYGFVPFSEKDCRNLVSKHRRLCLRKGDFAAMEKHFLEMSSKDKNFYYMYERGDDGRLKNVFWVDGRCRAAYRDFGDVISFDTVRRESSQSVNVTWMCSNFRRGYKELCLVVQDMARIQLCYVGYLTLMDQLSFWFLSTRPHITEHTSYMEGKRNAIKEVFPDAKHRWCIWHILRNAKKHLKDEENIDEIRKSLRRALHDSLHVEEFEKRWEEVVEKYKLHTIKWFDEMYTVRHRWVPVYFKSDFWAGMSSTQRSEKYVSEGVFQRLYTSKKFEEFQDQVRLVTYTSATKTQDWKNLCVRSGDKKAKWPKRQTFKVTLDRISYDVKCECKHFEFRGILCCRVVRVYHEEDVECVPEKYILSRWRKDLVRNYTTVPVPYYTPDKNPQAKRYIALSKEFEDIASVAIIDEKPYSFLMESLSKLRLEVKALVEGCQEIPKTVNTIGKVYGRHSSNGDEDERNPQHEDLVNQK; from the exons ATGGACAAAAAGGACGGAGAAGTTGATAGAGTGCAAAAAATGGCGATTGATCTCAATAATGAGTATCCTAGTGAATGTGATAGCTATGAAAGTTCAGATACAAACTTAAGTGTTGACTTGGAATCAGATATAATCAGACATGACACTAGTGAAGATGATATATTAATAGGTGATGAAGATCCAAATGAAAGAAACGATATATCTGTTGATGAGCCAACACCCGCACCAGTTGAAGAGCCACTAGTACCCCCGAGTGTAGGCATGACATTTAGATCTTATAATGCTGTTATTGAATACTACCATGAATTTGGAAGACAAAACGGGTTCGAGATGAAGATTAGAAGTCGGGAAAATGTTAAAGGTGTTGTTTGTGATAAAAGCAATGATTGCACAAGGTTGAGACTAACATGTACAAAAGAAGGGAAATTCACTCCTAAAGGGAAAGATCCATCAAAGCCATCACGCACTCAGGTTACCGGTTGTAAAGCTAAAATAACCGCCACATTTGACAAGAATATCGGGGAATGGAAACTCAACACTGTGGTTTTGGAGCATAACCATACCTTGGATCCCTTGAATTCACGATTCATGTCTAATTATCGATTCATTAACCCACACAACAAAGACATTATAATGACTAATGAAAGGGCTGGAGTACCTATTAGTAGAAATTATGCCACATTTGCAGTACGTTATGGTGGATATGGTTTTGTTCCTTTCTCCGAGAAAGATTGTAGAAATCTAGTCAGCAAACATAGACGTTTGTGTCTTCGAAAAGGAGATTTTGCTGCGATGGAGAAACATTTTCTAGAAATGTCTTCCAAAGACAAGAATTTTTATTATATGTATGAAAGAGGGGATGATGGAAGACTAAAAAATGTTTTTTGGGTTGATGGAAGGTGTAGAGCTGCATATCGAGACTTTGGAGATGTTATATCATTtgacactgttag GCGTGAATCATCACAATCAGTCAATGTTACTTGGATGTGCTCTAATTTCAGGAGAGGATACAAGGAACTATGTTTGGTTGTTCAAGACATGGCTAGAAT ACAGCTATGTTATGTTGGTTATTTGACACTAATGGACCAACTTTCTTTCTGGTTCTTGTCCACTAGGCCTCATATCACAGAGCATACTTCATATATGGAGGGAAAAA GGAATGCAATTAAGGAGGTTTTTCCTGATGCAAAACATCGATGGTGTATTTGGCATATTTTGAGAAATGCAAAGAAACATCTAAAGGACGAAGAAAATATCGATGAAATCCGCAAGTCATTACGACGTGCTCTCCATGATTCTCTTCATGTTGAAGAATTTGAAAAAAGATGGGAAGAAGTAGTGGAGAAATATAAGCTGCATACTATCAAGTGGTTTGATGAGATGTACACTGTAAGGCATCGATGGGTTCCTGTGTATTTTAAAAGTGATTTTTGGGCTGGAATGTCTAGCACCCAACGGAGTGAGA AATATGTCAGTGAGGGTGTATTTCAACGCCTTTATACGTCAAAGAAATTTGAGGAGTTTCAAGATCAGGTGCGTTTGGTTACATATACTAGTGCAACAAAAACCCAAGACTGGAAAAATTTGTGTGTACGAAGTGGTGACAAAAAGGCTAAATGGCCTAAAAGACAAACTTTTAAGGTGACACTGGATCGAATCTCCTACGATGTGAAGTGTGAATGTAAACACTTTGAATTTAGGGGTATTTTGTGTTGTCGTGTGGTTCGAGTATATCATGAGGAGGATGTTGAGTGTGTTCCTGAGAAGTACATCCTATCTAGATGGAGAAAGGATTTGGTACGAAACTATACCACAGTTCCGGTTCCATATTATACCCCGGATAAGAATCCGCAAGCGAAGAGGTACATTGCTTTGTCTAAGGAATTTGAGGATATTGCTTCTGTGGCAATCATAGATGAGAAACCATATTCGTTTCTTATGGAATCTTTGTCTAAGTTGAGGTTGGAAGTGAAGGCATTGGTCGAAGGATGTCAAGAAATACCCAAAACTGTGAACACCATTGGAAAGGTTTATGGAAGACATTCCTCAAACGGAGATGAAGATGAGAGAAATCCTCAACATGAGGATTTGGTgaaccaaaaataa